A region of Pseudorca crassidens isolate mPseCra1 chromosome 8, mPseCra1.hap1, whole genome shotgun sequence DNA encodes the following proteins:
- the TMEM213 gene encoding transmembrane protein 213, which translates to MAGGPQLASAGTVITEASLLSMKHLNSAPWAALVLSLAFASFHPACLAEASGSSNSTLTVHHPGLETLEQCPNVDFCPQAARCCHTGVDEYGWIAAAVGWSLLFLTLILLCVDKLMKLTPDEPKDLQA; encoded by the exons ATGGCAGGCGGCCCTCAGCTTGCCTCTGCGGGGACCGTGATCACAGAAGCCTCCCTCCTCAGCATGAAGCACCTCAACTCTGCGCCCTGGGCCGCCCTGGTCCTCAGCCTGGCCTTTGCCTCTTTCCACCCGGCTTGCTTGGCAG AAGCCAGCGGCAGCAGCAACTCAACCTTGACTGTCCACCATCCAGGCCTTGAAACCCTGGAGCAGTGCCCCA ATGTCGACTTCTGCCCACAAGCAGCCCGGTGTTGCCACACCGGAGTGGATGAATACGGCTGGATCGCGGCTGCCGTTGGTTGGAGTCTCTTGTTTCTCACCCTCATCCTGCTCTGTGTGGACAAACTGATGAAGCTGACTCCAGATGAGCCCAAGGACTTGCAAGCATGA